In one Nicotiana tomentosiformis chromosome 6, ASM39032v3, whole genome shotgun sequence genomic region, the following are encoded:
- the LOC104094532 gene encoding myricetin 3-O-methyltransferase 3-like: MASSMDKIVISNEEENSMMKAMHLPTGLILNMVLKAVIELGLFEIIAKANSQLSSYDIASQLPTKNPKAPLVLERILRFLASQSFLTSNISKDDDGKIHTSYNLTPLSKSLISDKDGSSFASFLLLATDRVAVNSWIHLKDAILEGEIPFNKAHGMHAFEYHGKDSRFNMVFNKAMQNISSIEMKRILESYTGFQGVKEVIDVGGGLGVSLASIISKYPNIKGINFDLPHVIKDAPNHAGIEHVGGDMFKSVPKGEVIILKAILHDWDDDHCLKILKNCWGALPENGKVVVIEQIQPEYPETNLLSKHSFGTDMLMITVFNGGKERTKQEFEALAKEAGFSALKIACRAYYCWVVELYKC; the protein is encoded by the exons ATGGCTTCATCCATGGATAAAATTGTTATATCCAATGAAGAGGAAAATTCAATGATGAAGGCTATGCATCTTCCTACTGGTTTAATCCTTAACATGGTTTTGAAAGCTGTCATAGAACTTGGCTTGTTTGAGATCATAGCAAAAGCAAATAGTCAATTATCCTCCTATGATATTGCATCTCAACTTCCCACAAAAAACCCTAAAGCCCCACTTGTTCTTGAAAGGATTCTAAGGTTTCTTGCAAGCCAATCTTTTCTCACTTCCAACATTTCCAAGGATGATGATGGAAAAATTCACACATCATACAATTTGACACCTTTGAGCAAGAGTTTAATATCCGATAAAGACGGATCATCTTTTGCTTCCTTTTTACTATTGGCGACTGATCGAGTAGCTGTTAATTCCTG GATTCATTTGAAAGATGCAATTCTAGAGGGTGAAATACCATTCAACAAGGCTCATGGAATGCATGCATTTGAATACCATGGAAAAGATAGTAGATTCAATATGGTGTTCAATAAAGCTATGCAAAACATCTCTTCCATTGAAATGAAGAGAATTCTTGAGTCTTACACTGGCTTCCAAGGAGTAAAAGAGGTCATAGATGTGGGAGGTGGACTTGGGGTATCATTAGCTTCTATAATTTCCAAGTATCCTAATATCAAGGGTATTAATTTTGACCTACCCCATGTCATCAAAGATGCTCCTAACCATGCAG GCATAGAGCATGTCGGAGGAGATATGTTTAAGAGCGTTCCTAAAGGGGAGGTAATCATTCTCAAG GCGATACTTCATGATTGGGATGATGACCATTGCCTGAAAATATTGAAGAATTGTTGGGGAGCTTTGCCAGAAAATGGTAAGGTTGTGGTAATAGAACAAATACAGCCAGAATATCCAGAGACTAATCTTCTCTCTAAGCATTCATTTGGTACTGATATGTTAATGATTACTGTGTTTAATGGAGGGAAAGAAAGAACAAAGCAAGAATTTGAAGCTTTAGCAAAAGAAGCTGGATTTTCTGCACTCAAAATTGCATGTCGTGCATATTATTGTTGGGTCGTGGAATTGTACAAATGTTAA